Proteins from a genomic interval of Sporomusaceae bacterium:
- a CDS encoding ribose-phosphate pyrophosphokinase, with amino-acid sequence MVLDNGKRLRIFSGNSNRHLAEEIAAYLGLALGDAFVGRFNNGETQVMIEESVRGADVFIVQPTCEPVNDTIMELLFMVDAVKRASAANITAVIPYYGYARQDRKTRGREPISAKLVANLLTTTGVTRVVTMDLHAGQIQGFFDIPVDHLLGVPILADYFVSKGLEDLVVVSPDLGGVTRARQLADRLHCPIAIIEKRRPAPGVAEVMNLIGSVNGKTAVVVDDIVDTAGSLTEGAKALTNYGAREVYACCTHAVLSPPAVERVANSNIKELIVTNTIPVPEEKCVDKIKVLSVAPIFGEAIIRIFGDLSVSKLFDD; translated from the coding sequence ATGGTATTGGATAACGGCAAACGGCTGCGGATCTTTTCCGGTAACTCGAACCGTCATCTGGCGGAGGAGATCGCGGCTTATCTCGGGCTGGCGCTGGGGGATGCCTTCGTCGGCCGCTTCAACAACGGCGAGACTCAGGTCATGATCGAGGAAAGCGTGCGCGGCGCGGACGTTTTTATCGTCCAGCCCACTTGCGAACCGGTGAACGATACCATTATGGAACTGCTGTTCATGGTCGACGCCGTGAAAAGGGCCTCGGCCGCCAACATCACGGCGGTCATACCCTATTACGGCTATGCCCGCCAGGACCGCAAGACGAGGGGCCGCGAGCCGATTTCCGCCAAGCTCGTCGCCAATCTCCTCACCACAACAGGCGTAACCAGGGTTGTTACCATGGACCTTCACGCCGGGCAGATCCAGGGCTTTTTCGACATCCCGGTGGACCACCTGCTCGGGGTGCCCATCCTGGCCGACTACTTCGTTTCCAAGGGCCTTGAGGATTTGGTGGTCGTCTCGCCCGATCTCGGCGGAGTGACACGGGCCAGACAGCTGGCCGACCGGCTCCACTGCCCGATCGCGATCATCGAGAAACGGCGGCCGGCGCCGGGCGTGGCCGAGGTCATGAACCTTATCGGCAGTGTCAACGGTAAGACTGCGGTCGTTGTTGACGACATCGTCGACACGGCCGGGTCGCTGACCGAGGGCGCCAAGGCGCTGACGAATTACGGGGCGAGAGAGGTCTACGCCTGCTGCACCCACGCGGTGCTCAGCCCGCCGGCGGTGGAGCGGGTGGCGAACTCCAACATCAAGGAGCTGATCGTCACCAACACCATTCCGGTACCGGAGGAAAAGTGCGTCGATAAGATCAAGGTCCTGTCGGTGGCGCCGATCTTCGGCGAGGCCATTATCCGCATTTTCGGCGATTTGTCGGTAAGCAAACTTTTCGACGACTGA
- a CDS encoding GNAT family N-acetyltransferase, with translation MDGGFIVGRAHVADVPAIAALFTESFRESVLHHCGRLPAPQAMEDVFALVYEAEPDAALVARTESGAVVGYCFAPTALPRLWLRAVTGGHLFKWAWRWLTGQYGFGFYPVQVIVLNKLAFLRSAAAPAKAASARILSIAVAPSWRGRGLARAMMAAALVYFRSRNTARVRLEVRPDNAPAIKVYEDCGFVAAGVTYDSQGPWLIMMKEMEQGDV, from the coding sequence ATGGACGGGGGCTTCATTGTCGGGCGCGCGCACGTCGCCGACGTTCCGGCCATCGCCGCGCTGTTTACCGAGAGTTTCCGCGAGAGCGTCCTGCATCACTGCGGCCGGCTGCCCGCGCCGCAGGCGATGGAGGACGTGTTCGCCCTGGTGTACGAGGCCGAACCGGACGCGGCGCTGGTGGCCCGCACCGAGAGCGGCGCGGTCGTAGGCTACTGCTTTGCCCCTACCGCGCTGCCGCGTCTGTGGCTGCGGGCGGTGACGGGCGGCCATCTTTTCAAATGGGCGTGGCGGTGGCTGACCGGACAGTATGGCTTCGGCTTCTACCCGGTGCAGGTGATCGTGCTCAACAAGCTGGCCTTTCTGCGCTCGGCGGCGGCGCCGGCCAAGGCGGCCTCGGCCCGCATCCTGTCGATCGCGGTGGCGCCGTCCTGGCGCGGCCGGGGTCTGGCGCGGGCGATGATGGCGGCTGCGCTCGTTTACTTCCGCTCCCGCAATACGGCAAGGGTGCGCCTGGAGGTGCGCCCTGATAACGCGCCGGCGATAAAGGTTTACGAGGACTGCGGCTTCGTGGCCGCGGGGGTTACATATGATTCCCAGGGTCCGTGGCTGATAATGATGAAAGAGATGGAGCAGGGCGATGTTTGA
- a CDS encoding polysaccharide deacetylase family protein, whose translation MFDIKMPLISILAVLTVVVLISLVLDYLRLLRRPARLGLWLAMLGIIAGFVFTLHAVLPGNRFYGPTFSEVKTSQKIVALTFDDGPYPPYTGQVLDILREEGVPATFFVIGRNAEKYPDLMRRMVAEGHQVGNHTYNHVDLLKADRATIADEVDRTSRAIAAITGAPAKVVRPPHGFRDAVVLEVMAERGLKVVEWSVLSRDWTNPGVATIAQRTLDKVKSGAVILLHDGDGVAATAPRAQTVEAARQIIRDLKTRGFKFVTVDEILKTEE comes from the coding sequence ATGTTTGACATAAAGATGCCCCTCATCAGCATCCTGGCGGTGCTGACGGTGGTTGTGCTGATAAGCCTGGTGCTCGACTACCTGCGCCTGCTGCGGCGGCCGGCCCGGCTGGGCCTGTGGCTGGCCATGCTCGGCATTATCGCCGGCTTCGTCTTTACCCTTCACGCCGTGCTGCCGGGCAACCGCTTCTACGGCCCTACATTTTCCGAGGTCAAGACAAGCCAGAAGATCGTCGCCCTGACCTTCGACGACGGACCGTACCCGCCTTACACCGGCCAGGTGCTCGACATCCTCCGCGAGGAAGGGGTGCCGGCCACCTTTTTCGTTATCGGCAGGAACGCTGAAAAATACCCCGATCTGATGCGGCGCATGGTCGCCGAGGGGCATCAGGTCGGCAACCATACCTATAACCATGTCGACCTCTTAAAGGCCGACCGGGCGACAATCGCCGACGAGGTCGACCGCACCAGCAGGGCGATCGCGGCGATAACCGGCGCTCCGGCCAAAGTTGTCCGCCCCCCTCACGGCTTCCGCGACGCGGTGGTTCTGGAGGTGATGGCCGAGCGCGGTCTCAAGGTGGTCGAGTGGTCGGTGCTGAGCCGCGACTGGACTAACCCCGGCGTGGCGACAATCGCCCAGCGGACGCTCGACAAGGTGAAGAGCGGCGCGGTCATTCTCCTCCACGACGGCGACGGCGTGGCGGCGACGGCCCCCCGCGCCCAGACGGTAGAGGCGGCGCGGCAGATCATTCGCGACCTGAAGACGCGGGGTTTTAAATTCGTTACCGTGGACGAGATTCTCAAGACGGAGGAATGA
- the pth gene encoding aminoacyl-tRNA hydrolase codes for MKIVVGLGNPGREYSATRHNVGFMAVDELAARWGAANWREKFGALVAEHRGEETVLLVKPQTYMNLSGQAVSALVRWHKLDAADIVVVYDDIDLPPGRLRLRPAGGAGGHRGIESLLAHLGKDTFARVRIGVGRPPEYMETADYVLGRFSAEEQPLMADTVKRAAAAVEAVLKDGLAKAATEYNK; via the coding sequence GTGAAAATCGTTGTCGGCCTGGGCAACCCCGGGCGGGAGTATAGCGCCACCCGCCACAACGTGGGCTTCATGGCGGTGGACGAGCTGGCTGCGCGCTGGGGCGCGGCGAACTGGCGCGAGAAATTCGGCGCCCTTGTCGCCGAGCACCGCGGCGAAGAGACCGTCCTGCTGGTGAAGCCGCAGACGTACATGAATCTGAGCGGTCAGGCGGTGTCGGCCCTTGTCCGCTGGCACAAGCTGGACGCGGCCGATATCGTCGTGGTCTACGATGATATCGACCTGCCGCCTGGCCGGCTGCGGCTGCGCCCTGCCGGCGGCGCCGGCGGCCATCGCGGCATCGAGTCACTGCTGGCCCATCTGGGTAAGGACACCTTTGCGCGCGTTCGCATCGGCGTCGGCCGTCCACCGGAATACATGGAGACGGCCGATTACGTGCTGGGGCGTTTCTCGGCTGAGGAGCAGCCGCTGATGGCGGACACCGTGAAACGGGCGGCGGCCGCGGTCGAGGCGGTGCTCAAGGACGGCCTGGCCAAGGCGGCTACCGAATACAACAAGTAG
- a CDS encoding radical SAM protein — MFSAVYADEKGNIYDAPGYAAVGRSGRHDTVLADDDLIPLPPGADLMFLPGRSALAARDGAIGPIAAPLAAVAAMLPAGYTRTHLPAYLAGDGAPPLPLYGYTAVAMRRGRFYAAAVKSDDNAKWDPRRFNTADLAGRIDAVRRELPGNRLVEHLARCSLEWHCCTAQNLFYRRWEAGIPVSPACNADCLGCISRQPAECCPAPQSRIGFVPEVDEVTAVGVYHLAKAPEAIVSFGQGCEGEPSLEAGTIAAAVKAMRAKTARGMVNINTNAGFTAGIEKIAAAGLDSMRVSVISARPEGHKAYYRSGYTLDDVRASIAAAKARGVHVSLNMLLLPGFNDRPEEAAAWEEFVAATGIDMIQLRNLNIDPEAVWPVLPSQGGEPMGVKKFLVRLAVRFPAVRIGSFSRYIGGEKR, encoded by the coding sequence ATGTTTTCAGCAGTATACGCCGATGAGAAGGGTAACATCTACGACGCGCCGGGGTACGCCGCGGTTGGCCGCAGCGGGCGGCACGACACGGTGCTGGCCGACGACGACCTTATCCCCTTGCCGCCGGGGGCCGACCTGATGTTTTTGCCCGGACGCAGCGCGCTGGCCGCCCGCGACGGCGCAATCGGGCCGATCGCCGCCCCGTTGGCGGCGGTGGCGGCAATGCTGCCGGCCGGCTACACCCGCACCCACCTGCCGGCCTACCTAGCCGGGGATGGCGCCCCGCCGCTGCCGCTTTACGGCTATACGGCGGTGGCCATGCGGCGGGGCCGTTTTTACGCGGCCGCGGTGAAAAGCGACGACAACGCCAAATGGGACCCTCGCCGCTTCAACACCGCCGATCTTGCCGGCCGCATCGACGCGGTGAGGCGGGAACTGCCGGGCAACCGCCTGGTGGAGCATCTGGCCCGCTGTTCGCTGGAATGGCACTGCTGCACCGCCCAAAACCTCTTCTACCGCCGCTGGGAGGCGGGCATCCCAGTGTCCCCGGCCTGCAACGCCGACTGCCTGGGCTGCATATCCCGCCAGCCGGCGGAGTGCTGCCCGGCGCCGCAGAGCCGCATCGGCTTCGTGCCGGAAGTGGACGAGGTGACGGCGGTGGGTGTATATCACCTTGCCAAAGCGCCGGAGGCAATCGTCAGCTTCGGCCAGGGGTGCGAGGGCGAGCCGTCGCTGGAGGCGGGCACGATCGCTGCCGCCGTTAAGGCCATGCGGGCGAAGACAGCGCGGGGGATGGTGAACATCAACACCAACGCCGGCTTCACGGCCGGCATAGAAAAGATCGCCGCCGCCGGCCTCGACAGCATGCGGGTCAGCGTTATCAGCGCCAGGCCCGAGGGGCACAAGGCCTACTACCGCAGCGGCTACACGCTGGACGATGTGCGCGCCTCGATAGCGGCTGCCAAGGCCCGCGGGGTGCACGTTTCTCTCAACATGCTGCTGCTGCCCGGCTTCAACGACCGGCCGGAGGAGGCCGCGGCCTGGGAGGAGTTCGTGGCCGCGACCGGAATCGACATGATCCAGCTCCGCAACCTCAACATTGATCCGGAGGCGGTGTGGCCCGTGCTGCCGTCCCAGGGCGGCGAGCCCATGGGAGTGAAGAAGTTCCTCGTACGGCTGGCGGTGCGGTTCCCGGCGGTGCGGATCGGCAGCTTCAGCAGATATATCGGCGGGGAAAAGCGCTAG
- the rpmE gene encoding 50S ribosomal protein L31, whose product MKEKIHPKYGESTVVCACGNTFNTGSVKKELKVDVCSKCHPFFTGQQRSLAARGRIEKFNKRYGQEG is encoded by the coding sequence ATGAAAGAGAAGATCCACCCCAAATACGGCGAATCCACCGTGGTTTGCGCCTGCGGCAACACCTTCAACACCGGCTCCGTGAAAAAGGAACTGAAAGTTGACGTGTGCTCCAAGTGCCACCCGTTCTTCACCGGTCAGCAGCGTTCTCTGGCCGCCCGTGGACGCATCGAGAAGTTCAACAAGCGTTACGGACAAGAAGGCTAA
- a CDS encoding DUF1385 domain-containing protein, translating to MQAKTNIGGQAVIEGVMMRGPGHIATAVREPSGNITIKKEPLVSITERYPILKKPMLRGVVALAEALVYGLKALSFSAQASGEEEEQLTTKELLLTMAFAFVLAVVLFVIIPTWAAKFIHTLADDPMVLNLFEGVLRLVIFFAYVVAISVMKDIRRVFMYHGAEHKAIHAYEAGVPLDVEHVRPFSTLHPRCGTNFLLIVMLVSVLVFAFLGWPDLWLRIASRVALLPLIAGIGYEIIRYAGRSDKRWVAVAITPGLWLQKLTTREPSDDMIEVAICALEAVKPDGEVKANA from the coding sequence GTGCAAGCCAAGACGAATATCGGCGGGCAGGCGGTTATCGAGGGCGTGATGATGCGCGGGCCGGGACACATCGCTACGGCGGTGCGGGAGCCCTCCGGCAACATCACGATCAAGAAGGAGCCGCTTGTTTCGATTACCGAGCGATATCCGATTCTGAAGAAACCGATGCTGCGCGGCGTGGTCGCCCTGGCCGAAGCGCTGGTGTACGGTCTCAAGGCGCTGTCTTTCTCCGCCCAGGCTTCCGGCGAGGAGGAGGAACAGCTGACGACGAAGGAGCTCCTCCTGACGATGGCGTTCGCTTTCGTCCTGGCGGTGGTGCTGTTCGTCATTATCCCTACCTGGGCCGCCAAGTTCATTCATACCCTTGCTGACGACCCGATGGTCCTCAATCTGTTTGAGGGAGTGTTGCGGCTGGTGATTTTTTTCGCCTATGTTGTGGCAATCTCAGTGATGAAGGATATCAGGCGGGTGTTCATGTATCACGGCGCCGAGCATAAGGCCATCCATGCTTACGAGGCCGGGGTGCCCCTCGACGTCGAACACGTGCGCCCTTTCAGCACGCTTCATCCCCGCTGCGGGACCAACTTCCTGCTCATCGTAATGCTGGTGAGCGTACTCGTGTTTGCGTTCCTCGGCTGGCCCGACCTGTGGCTGCGTATCGCGTCGCGCGTGGCGCTGCTGCCGCTCATCGCCGGCATAGGTTACGAGATAATCCGCTACGCCGGCCGCAGCGATAAACGCTGGGTGGCGGTGGCGATAACCCCGGGGCTGTGGCTGCAGAAGCTTACGACCCGTGAGCCGAGCGACGATATGATCGAGGTGGCGATCTGCGCCCTCGAGGCGGTAAAGCCCGACGGCGAGGTGAAAGCGAATGCTTGA
- the prfA gene encoding peptide chain release factor 1 codes for MLDKLQAIEDRYDELEQLISDPAVMADMATWQKHTKAHAKLTALVTRFREYKEALKGAGDARMMLKDKLDDDFREMVELELAELTGKAEKLAEELRVMLLPRDPNDDKNVIIEIRGGAGGDEAALFAGDLFRMYSRYAEGRGWKTEVLDANPTDLGGFKEVVFAVSGDGAYSRFKFESGVHRVQRVPDTEASGRIHTSTVTVAVLPEAEDVDVEVNQNDLRIDTYCASGAGGQHVNKTESAVRITHLPSGVVVQCQDEKSQLKNRDKAMRVLRAKLLELAQESQRAEVAETRKSQVGTGDRSERIRTYNFPQGRVTDHRIGLTLHKLDFILNGDLDELVDALITADQSERLKRVD; via the coding sequence ATGCTTGATAAACTGCAGGCGATCGAAGATAGATACGACGAACTCGAACAGCTGATCAGCGACCCGGCCGTGATGGCCGACATGGCCACGTGGCAGAAGCATACCAAGGCCCACGCCAAGCTGACCGCGCTCGTGACCAGATTTCGCGAGTATAAGGAGGCCCTCAAAGGGGCCGGCGACGCCCGGATGATGCTCAAAGACAAGCTCGACGACGATTTCCGCGAAATGGTGGAACTTGAGTTGGCCGAGCTGACCGGCAAAGCGGAGAAGCTGGCCGAGGAGCTGCGGGTCATGCTGCTGCCCCGCGACCCCAACGACGACAAGAATGTCATCATCGAGATCCGCGGCGGGGCGGGAGGCGACGAGGCGGCGCTGTTCGCCGGCGACCTGTTCCGCATGTACAGCCGCTACGCCGAAGGGCGGGGCTGGAAGACCGAGGTGTTGGACGCCAACCCTACCGATCTTGGCGGCTTCAAGGAAGTCGTTTTTGCCGTTTCGGGCGACGGCGCGTATTCGCGTTTCAAATTCGAGAGCGGCGTGCACCGCGTGCAGCGGGTGCCCGACACCGAGGCCAGCGGCCGCATCCACACCTCGACGGTGACGGTGGCTGTGCTTCCCGAGGCGGAGGATGTCGACGTCGAAGTCAACCAGAACGACCTGCGCATCGACACCTATTGCGCCAGCGGCGCCGGCGGCCAGCATGTCAACAAGACGGAGTCGGCGGTGCGGATTACCCACCTGCCCTCCGGCGTCGTGGTGCAGTGCCAGGACGAGAAGTCCCAGCTCAAAAACCGCGACAAAGCGATGCGGGTGCTTCGGGCCAAGCTGCTCGAGCTTGCCCAGGAATCGCAGCGGGCCGAAGTGGCCGAGACGCGCAAGAGCCAGGTGGGTACGGGGGATCGCAGCGAACGGATCCGCACCTACAACTTCCCCCAGGGGCGGGTGACCGATCACCGCATCGGCCTTACGCTTCATAAACTCGATTTTATTTTGAACGGCGATCTCGACGAACTGGTCGACGCCCTAATCACCGCCGACCAGAGCGAGCGTCTGAAACGGGTCGATTGA
- the prmC gene encoding peptide chain release factor N(5)-glutamine methyltransferase: MGEPMWTIGSILTWTKQYFADKGVASPRLDAEVLLSHVLGKDRMYLYVNFEQPLEPAELAAFREAVKKRAMRVPVAYITGRREFFGLPFTVTPAVLIPRPDTEVLVEATLSRLQDMDSPLVLDVGTGSGAIIVSLLCKLTAASGVATDISAEALEVAAGNAAKMGVADRLELCRGDLLTPAAGRAFDAIVSNPPYISAKDMAALEPELGYEPRGALAGGADGLDFYRRLTAGSAALLRPGGFLAVEVGAGQARQVAALATGATGLAAAEIIKDYAGVERVVVLERRQ; this comes from the coding sequence ATGGGCGAACCGATGTGGACAATAGGCTCGATTTTAACATGGACCAAGCAGTACTTTGCCGACAAGGGCGTGGCCAGTCCGCGCCTTGACGCCGAAGTACTGCTTTCCCACGTTCTGGGCAAGGACCGGATGTACCTGTACGTGAACTTCGAGCAGCCGCTGGAGCCGGCAGAGCTGGCCGCTTTCCGCGAGGCGGTGAAAAAGCGCGCCATGCGGGTGCCAGTGGCCTACATTACCGGACGCAGGGAGTTCTTCGGCCTGCCGTTCACGGTAACGCCGGCGGTGCTCATCCCGCGCCCTGACACCGAGGTACTGGTGGAGGCGACGCTGAGCCGCCTGCAGGATATGGACAGCCCGTTGGTGCTGGATGTAGGCACCGGCAGCGGGGCGATTATCGTCAGCCTGCTCTGCAAGCTGACGGCGGCGAGCGGCGTGGCGACCGATATCTCCGCCGAGGCGCTGGAAGTCGCGGCCGGTAACGCTGCTAAAATGGGTGTAGCCGACCGCCTGGAGCTTTGCCGCGGCGATCTTTTGACCCCGGCGGCGGGACGGGCCTTCGACGCGATTGTCAGCAACCCCCCCTATATATCGGCCAAGGATATGGCTGCCCTGGAGCCCGAGCTGGGTTACGAGCCGCGGGGCGCTCTGGCCGGTGGCGCCGATGGGTTGGATTTTTACCGCCGCCTTACAGCCGGCTCTGCGGCGCTTTTAAGGCCGGGGGGCTTCCTGGCCGTCGAGGTGGGGGCCGGGCAGGCGCGGCAGGTGGCCGCGCTGGCGACCGGGGCCACGGGTCTGGCGGCAGCGGAGATAATCAAGGATTACGCCGGCGTCGAGCGGGTGGTCGTGCTGGAACGGAGGCAGTGA
- a CDS encoding L-threonylcarbamoyladenylate synthase gives MDTRHYVVDRDKPDFRILNQAAAVLRQGGLVAFPTETVYGLGANGLDPRAVARIFAAKGRPADNPLILHIADLHEVNKLAARVPANAAALMAKFWPGPLTVVLARTRLVPDAVTGGLDTVAVRLPDSTVARELIRLAGVPVAAPSANTSGRPSPTTAGDVLADLAGRIELVIDAGPCGIGVESTVVDCTTPVPTLLRPGGVTLEMLIETLGEVEVDPALGGDDLAPRAPGMKYTHYAPTAPMTLYEGEAAAVSAAIAGEAERQTATGKRIGAVVSAETAQLLPATAVTAVYGVRGDLDAAAAGLYSALRLFDAEPVDVILAEGVAETGLGLAVMNRLRKAAGYRIVHC, from the coding sequence ATGGACACCAGACACTATGTTGTCGACAGGGATAAACCGGATTTCCGCATTCTCAACCAAGCGGCGGCCGTACTCCGCCAGGGCGGGCTCGTGGCCTTCCCGACCGAGACGGTCTACGGGCTGGGGGCCAACGGCCTCGATCCGCGGGCGGTGGCGAGGATTTTTGCCGCCAAGGGACGGCCGGCGGACAACCCGCTTATCTTACATATAGCAGACTTGCACGAGGTAAACAAGCTGGCTGCGCGGGTGCCGGCCAACGCCGCCGCCCTGATGGCGAAGTTCTGGCCGGGACCGCTGACGGTGGTGCTGGCGAGAACCCGCCTGGTGCCAGACGCCGTTACGGGCGGGCTCGATACCGTGGCGGTCCGCCTGCCGGACTCGACGGTGGCGCGGGAACTCATCCGCCTGGCAGGTGTGCCGGTGGCGGCGCCCAGCGCCAACACTTCGGGGCGGCCCAGTCCGACGACCGCCGGTGACGTGCTGGCCGACCTGGCCGGCCGCATCGAGCTGGTCATCGACGCCGGCCCGTGCGGCATCGGCGTGGAATCGACGGTGGTGGACTGCACCACCCCGGTGCCGACGTTGCTCAGACCGGGAGGCGTGACGCTGGAGATGCTGATCGAGACGCTGGGCGAGGTCGAGGTCGACCCTGCTCTGGGCGGCGACGATCTTGCGCCGCGGGCGCCGGGGATGAAGTATACCCACTATGCGCCGACGGCGCCGATGACCCTTTACGAAGGCGAAGCCGCGGCAGTTTCGGCCGCCATCGCCGGCGAGGCGGAGCGCCAGACGGCGACCGGCAAACGGATCGGGGCGGTCGTGTCGGCGGAGACGGCACAGCTGCTGCCGGCTACGGCGGTGACGGCTGTTTACGGGGTGCGGGGCGACCTGGACGCTGCGGCCGCCGGGCTGTACAGCGCGCTCAGACTGTTCGACGCCGAGCCGGTGGATGTCATCCTCGCCGAGGGCGTGGCCGAGACGGGGCTGGGGCTGGCGGTGATGAACCGGCTGCGTAAGGCCGCAGGGTATCGGATTGTGCACTGTTAA
- a CDS encoding AraC family transcriptional regulator has protein sequence MSGITYYRDADVPFFELKAGSTDHLSYKKHYHEDFSVGLVEKGASRFWHEGRQVEILPDSLVLIPPGVFHACNPRDRARWQFKMLFVSPEWLQGVLPGERPPAWRQEVRCLHGRTYEALMAKTADCLMGAASPLAKESSVLELFAALCGTGAKSRRPDGGGGERAGLRQVREYLQARFLDRVTLAALEAVSGLSKYYIVKLFKKEYGVPPHVYQTMLRVNFAEKELRRRRDLAAVAQDAGFYDQSHFTKTFRSHVGVTPEVYQKAHS, from the coding sequence ATGTCAGGAATCACTTATTACCGCGACGCCGATGTGCCGTTTTTCGAGCTGAAGGCTGGCAGCACGGACCATCTGTCGTACAAAAAGCATTATCACGAGGATTTTTCCGTGGGGCTGGTGGAGAAGGGGGCCAGCAGATTTTGGCACGAGGGCCGGCAGGTCGAGATCCTCCCCGACAGCCTCGTACTTATTCCGCCCGGCGTTTTTCATGCCTGCAACCCCCGCGACAGGGCCCGCTGGCAGTTTAAGATGCTGTTTGTTTCCCCGGAGTGGCTACAAGGCGTCTTGCCCGGCGAGCGGCCCCCGGCCTGGCGGCAAGAGGTGCGGTGTTTGCACGGCCGGACGTACGAGGCGCTGATGGCCAAAACGGCCGACTGCCTTATGGGCGCCGCTTCGCCGCTGGCCAAGGAGAGCAGTGTGCTGGAGCTGTTCGCAGCCCTTTGCGGCACAGGCGCCAAGAGCCGCCGGCCGGACGGAGGCGGCGGGGAGCGCGCCGGGCTGCGGCAGGTGCGGGAGTACCTCCAGGCCCGCTTCCTCGACCGGGTCACGCTGGCGGCGCTGGAGGCGGTATCCGGCCTGAGCAAATACTACATCGTAAAGCTGTTCAAAAAGGAATACGGCGTGCCGCCCCACGTGTACCAGACGATGCTGCGGGTCAACTTCGCCGAGAAGGAGCTCCGCCGGCGACGGGACCTGGCGGCGGTCGCCCAGGATGCCGGCTTTTACGACCAGAGCCATTTCACCAAGACCTTCCGCAGCCATGTAGGCGTGACGCCAGAGGTATATCAGAAGGCCCATTCGTAG
- a CDS encoding DUF2000 domain-containing protein, producing MKVVMIIDKELPVGLIANTAAVLGASLGRMVDGLVGDDLRDADGNVHRGITTRNIPILGGTKEQIRALRARLYDEEFAAVATVDFNNIAQRSLDYGDYGSVLANAGGDELAYLGICLYGPQKKVNSLTGNIGLLR from the coding sequence ATGAAAGTTGTGATGATTATCGACAAGGAACTGCCGGTGGGCCTGATCGCCAACACGGCTGCGGTGCTCGGGGCAAGCCTGGGCAGAATGGTCGACGGCCTGGTGGGCGACGACCTGCGCGATGCCGACGGCAATGTCCACCGGGGAATAACGACCCGGAACATCCCCATCCTCGGGGGGACGAAGGAACAGATCAGAGCCCTCCGTGCCCGGCTGTACGACGAAGAGTTCGCCGCCGTGGCGACGGTGGACTTCAACAATATCGCCCAGCGGTCGCTCGATTACGGCGACTACGGGAGCGTGCTGGCCAACGCGGGCGGCGACGAGCTCGCTTATCTGGGCATCTGTCTTTACGGCCCGCAAAAAAAGGTCAACAGTTTGACCGGCAATATCGGACTGCTGAGATGA
- a CDS encoding PHP domain-containing protein yields MDDSIRVDLHIHTIASDGTWTPAETIAAVRAAGVGLFAVTDHDTAASVALTGKLAAEAGLGFLPGVEISVTLGGHLFHILGYGIDPEGAALLSILAANTALMEEVDHESIRKLVAAGFPVDYGEFCAYDHDPGRGGWKSLSYLIDKGLCTGVGDFFAELFNAKRGIVFPDFPHPAEAIAAIKEAGGVPVLAHPGSDFHGPAIEETLDMFAAEAIEGVECFHLCHDAATTRRAVEWCDRHNLLITGGSDCHGGFVPARRLGVPEIRLRQLRLGELAVVRGAE; encoded by the coding sequence ATGGACGACAGCATCAGGGTTGATCTGCATATCCACACCATCGCCTCGGACGGGACGTGGACGCCGGCCGAGACGATCGCGGCGGTGCGCGCGGCCGGCGTCGGCCTGTTTGCCGTCACCGACCACGACACGGCGGCAAGCGTCGCCTTGACCGGCAAGCTGGCCGCGGAGGCGGGGCTGGGGTTTCTGCCGGGGGTAGAGATATCGGTGACGCTGGGGGGCCATCTTTTCCATATTCTCGGCTACGGAATCGACCCGGAGGGCGCGGCGCTGCTGAGCATCCTTGCCGCAAACACCGCATTGATGGAGGAGGTCGACCACGAGAGCATCAGGAAGCTTGTCGCCGCCGGGTTCCCCGTCGACTACGGCGAGTTCTGCGCCTATGATCACGACCCCGGACGGGGCGGCTGGAAGTCGCTGAGTTATCTCATCGACAAGGGCCTGTGCACCGGGGTTGGGGACTTTTTTGCCGAGCTGTTCAACGCCAAGCGGGGTATCGTTTTTCCCGACTTCCCGCACCCGGCGGAGGCCATTGCCGCCATCAAGGAGGCGGGCGGCGTGCCGGTGCTGGCCCATCCCGGCAGCGATTTCCATGGCCCGGCTATTGAAGAGACGCTCGATATGTTCGCCGCCGAAGCCATCGAGGGAGTGGAGTGCTTCCATCTCTGCCACGACGCAGCCACCACCCGGCGGGCGGTCGAATGGTGCGATCGCCACAATCTGCTGATTACCGGCGGCTCGGACTGTCACGGCGGCTTTGTTCCGGCCCGCCGCCTGGGGGTGCCGGAGATCCGCCTCAGGCAGTTGCGTCTGGGCGAGCTGGCGGTTGTCCGGGGGGCCGAATGA